The following proteins come from a genomic window of Posidoniimonas polymericola:
- a CDS encoding acyl-CoA dehydrogenase family protein — MHKITSPDSPALAALCQELASRADATDASGEFPAEQIRLCGEAGVYEWFLAPEWGGQAWTDADIVRGYLELSRACLSTTFAITQRTGACRRIAGGGNDQLKQRLLPGLATADSFATVGISHLTTSGRHLAEPMLAAEPVDGGWRLTGRAPWVTGGVAADWLVLGASIVDQGDATGEEVLLATPTDADGLTVGDRFELVGVTASSTGPVVLEGVFVPTEQLINGPAEKVMSIGRGGNTGGYETSTLALGLASAAIGFLGDEATRRNDLRPAHQRLAGEAADLEHDLLAVAAGEPACSNESLRTRANSLVLRATQAALSAAKGRGYVAGHPVGRWCREALFFMVWSCPAPVANANLCELAGIAE, encoded by the coding sequence ATGCACAAGATCACCTCGCCCGACTCCCCTGCCCTGGCCGCGCTGTGCCAGGAGCTCGCCTCGCGCGCCGACGCGACCGACGCGTCGGGCGAGTTCCCAGCGGAGCAGATCCGGCTGTGCGGCGAGGCGGGCGTCTACGAGTGGTTCCTCGCGCCCGAGTGGGGCGGCCAGGCGTGGACCGACGCCGACATCGTCCGCGGGTACCTCGAGCTGAGCAGGGCGTGCCTGAGCACCACCTTCGCCATCACCCAGCGGACCGGCGCGTGCCGGCGGATCGCTGGCGGCGGCAACGATCAGCTGAAGCAGCGGCTGCTGCCAGGCCTGGCCACGGCCGACTCGTTCGCCACGGTCGGCATCAGCCACCTAACGACTAGCGGCCGCCACCTGGCCGAGCCGATGCTAGCGGCCGAGCCGGTCGACGGCGGCTGGCGGCTGACCGGCCGCGCACCGTGGGTCACCGGCGGCGTGGCCGCCGACTGGCTGGTGCTGGGCGCCTCGATCGTCGACCAGGGAGACGCCACCGGCGAGGAGGTGCTGCTGGCCACGCCCACCGACGCCGACGGGCTGACCGTCGGCGACCGCTTCGAGCTGGTCGGCGTGACCGCAAGCTCGACCGGCCCGGTGGTCCTCGAGGGGGTGTTCGTGCCAACCGAGCAGCTGATCAACGGCCCGGCGGAGAAGGTGATGTCGATCGGCCGGGGCGGCAATACCGGCGGCTATGAGACCTCAACCCTGGCGCTCGGCCTGGCGTCGGCAGCGATCGGCTTCCTCGGCGACGAGGCCACCCGCCGCAACGACCTGCGTCCGGCCCACCAGCGGCTGGCGGGCGAGGCGGCCGACCTCGAGCACGACCTGCTGGCGGTCGCGGCCGGGGAGCCGGCGTGCAGCAACGAGTCGCTCCGCACGCGGGCCAACAGCCTAGTGCTGCGGGCGACCCAGGCGGCTCTTTCCGCCGCCAAGGGCCGCGGCTACGTCGCGGGGCACCCGGTCGGGCGCTGGTGCCGCGAGGCGTTGTTCTT
- a CDS encoding SDR family NAD(P)-dependent oxidoreductase, protein MRRTFTNLALLAAGGAVGAHLIKRVVERRRHFEMPGRVAIVTGGSRGLGLVLARRLVEQGARVAICARTEADLDAAREELTAMGGDVLAVRCDVRDQHDVERMVDQVRDHFGDIDLLFNVAGVIQVGPLEEMTKDEFELAMQTNCWGTLHTVLAVLPTMRRSGWGRIVNIASLGGKRAVPHMLPYSASKFAVVGLSNGLRTELLEHGIYVTTACPSLMRTGSPRNAIFKGQHRKEYAWFSIGDSLPLVSMSAESAAEQILDACQNGRGEVIIRGVANLGVALQSALPGVTRAALGVVAGLLPEPGGVGSRPVRGYQSESGWSPSWLTQLTQAAARRNNELRPRPIDMGPSGG, encoded by the coding sequence TCACCAACCTTGCTCTCCTGGCCGCGGGCGGCGCTGTGGGCGCCCACTTGATCAAGCGGGTCGTTGAGCGGCGGCGGCACTTCGAGATGCCGGGCCGGGTGGCGATTGTTACCGGCGGCTCGCGGGGCCTCGGGCTGGTGCTCGCCCGCCGGCTGGTGGAGCAGGGCGCACGGGTGGCGATCTGCGCGCGGACCGAGGCGGACCTCGACGCGGCGCGGGAGGAGCTCACGGCGATGGGGGGCGATGTGCTGGCCGTCCGCTGCGACGTGCGCGATCAGCACGACGTCGAGCGGATGGTCGACCAGGTCCGCGACCATTTCGGCGACATTGACCTGCTGTTCAATGTGGCGGGCGTGATCCAGGTCGGCCCGCTGGAAGAGATGACCAAGGACGAGTTTGAGCTGGCGATGCAAACCAATTGCTGGGGGACGCTGCACACCGTGCTGGCCGTGCTGCCGACGATGCGTCGGAGCGGCTGGGGCCGGATCGTCAACATTGCCTCGCTCGGCGGCAAGCGGGCGGTGCCGCACATGCTGCCGTACTCGGCCAGCAAGTTCGCGGTGGTCGGGTTGTCGAACGGGCTGCGGACCGAGCTGCTGGAGCACGGCATTTATGTGACCACTGCCTGCCCGAGCCTGATGCGAACCGGCAGCCCGCGGAACGCCATCTTCAAGGGCCAGCACCGCAAGGAGTACGCCTGGTTCAGCATCGGCGACAGCCTGCCGCTGGTGAGCATGAGCGCCGAGTCGGCGGCGGAGCAGATCCTCGACGCGTGCCAGAACGGCCGCGGCGAGGTGATCATCCGCGGCGTCGCGAACTTGGGCGTGGCGCTGCAGTCGGCGTTGCCGGGCGTGACCCGAGCGGCGTTGGGGGTGGTCGCGGGGCTGCTGCCGGAGCCGGGCGGCGTTGGCTCGCGGCCGGTCCGCGGTTACCAGAGCGAGAGCGGCTGGTCGCCCTCGTGGCTGACGCAGCTGACGCAGGCGGCCGCGCGGCGGAACAACGAGCTGCGTCCGCGCCCGATCGACATGGGACCGTCGGGCGGCTAG